The genomic interval AAAAGCTATGGGTGTGAGAGCGGCTACCCGAGCTGGGGGATGCTCCCCAGCCTCTAGCTTTAGACTTGCATTTCCCTAAAAGGGTTGCCTTAAGAATCGGAGCAGCTCCCGATTCACGGTTTGGGGGGCTTCCTGCTGAATCCAGTGACCACACTGAGGAATTAACTTCAGTTGAAACGGTGCATCGACCAAGGCTCCTAATCCTTGGCTCAGCCGTTTATGCAAAAAGTGGTCATCTTCTCCCCAGAGCACCAGGGTGGGGGTGGTGACAGGCTTAGGCGATCGCTCCCATTGACGCAGCCAGGCGCTAGGAGCCATGAGTTGGCGATAGTAGTTGAGGGCTGCGGAGAGTGCCTGGGGCTTAGCGAGAGCCGCGCAATAGATTTCAGTATCTGCTGTAGTAAATGCACCTTTCCGAATGGATAGATCCTGAAACAAACGGGTGACAAACTCCCGCAGGTTTTGCTGAATAATCCACTCGGGTAGCTCTGGCACTTGGAAGGCAAGTAGGTACCAGCTTCGCCATAGCTGATCGAGGTTGCCCACGATGTCTCGGACGAATTGTTGGGGATGGGGAGCATTCAAAATCGCTAGGCGATGGAGATGCTGCGGTAGGGTTTGGGCAAAATGCCAAGCAATCACACCGCCCCAGTCATGGCCAACAATATGGGCTTTGCGATAGCCTAGTCCTTGAATGAGCCCTTGAATGTCGGCAATTAACGTGTCGAGGTCATATCCAGTCAGGGGTTTGTCTGAGTCGTTGTAGCCCCGTAGATCGGGTACAACAACCTTAAAGTGGCGGGACAAGGCAGGGATTTGTCGCCGCCATGAATACCAAAACTCGGGAAACCCATGCAGAAGCACCACCAGCTCCCCCGTGCCTTGAGTCACGCAATGGAGGCGGATCCGGTTGGTTTCTACAAAGCAGTGATGCCAAACTGAGTTGGCTAGGGGCGGCAGCACCGCACTGGGACTGGACATAGCTTAGACCGTTAAGTTCAACAGGGTAAAAGAGCGAACTGTCACAGGTGTACGCTGAAGCTAATGCAAACGGTTTGGAATTAAACGGTTTGGCATAAACAGGATGGATGATCAATATCAGCGAAGTTCCTATGGGCACATCTCTTGTGGCTTAGACACCCTTGACATCCATGATGTCTAGCATGGAGATGGCTGGCTTAATGGGTAGATGTTGATGCCCATCAACGGTTGAGAATTACTAAGGTTGAACCTCTCTCAACGTAATGAAGCAACTAGCCTATGGACGTATTGTTCTTTTCCAAACTTACCATTTTAAGACCCTGTTCTCGCTCCGTACTCATGCTGAAGTTTGGGGGCTCAATCTACAACAAACGGCGGGACATTTTAAAGCGGTTGCGTCAGTCTAGCCAATATTCAATCTAGCCAATATTCAATCTAGCCAATATAGGTCAAGGTAGTATGCTCCGATCAGAGTTGCGAATTGTGTCGCTCATTCCCAGTGCTACAGAACTGGTGGCTGCCCTGGGGTTGACCGACTATTTAGTAGGACGTTCCCATGAATGTGACTACCCGCCTAGCGTCACGACGCTGCCGATATGTACTCAGCCAACGTTTGATCCCCAGGGCAATAGTGCAGTGATTCACGATCGCGTCACCCTGCTGCTGCAAAAGGCTCTGAGTGTCTATCGGGTTAAAACCGATGTGCTCGAACACCTGCGCCCTACCCATATTCTCACCCAAGCCCAATGTGAGGTTTGTGCGGTGAGCCTAGCGGAGGTGGAGCAGGCGGTGGCGGGTCTCACCACGATTCAGCCTAAAATTTTGTCGCTGCAGCCGGCCTGCTTCAGCGATCTGTGGGACGACCTACGACGGGTGGCAGCCATGCTGGGGGTGTCGGCTGATGCTGTGGTGGCGGCGCTGCAGGAGCGGGTGGCGGCCTGTGCGCAAACGACCCAGGATCTGGCGGAGAGCGATCGCCCCTCGGTAGTTTGCATTGAATGGATGGAACCTTTGATGGCAGCGGGAAACTGGGTGCCAGAACAGGTGGCGATCGCCGGTGGACGCTCCTGTTTTGGCAAGGTTGGGCAGCATTCACCGTGGCTAGAGTGGGCCGATCTACAGCGGGCGGATCCGGATGTGATGGTTGTCATGCCCTGTGGTTTTGGCCTCGATCGCATCCGGCAAGATATGCATCTGCTCACCCAGCGATCGGGCTGGTCGGCCCTGCGGGCGGTGCGCCATAACCAGGTGTATCTGGTGGATGGCAATCATTATTTCAACCGTCCAGGGCCTAGGCTGGTGGATTCGCTAGAAATCTTGGCTGAACTCATCCATCCCCAACGGTTTTCCTATGGCTATGGGCCGCAAACCTGGCAACGCTGGGAGGCGATCGCATCTCTCCCGTAAACCACCCGACGAGATAACCAGCCCCTTTCGATTAGGATGGTGAAGGATAATGGCGCATACCCCTTACCGCCTGTCGTATCCTAAAGTCTAATCACGTCCTTGGTAGCCAACTCTATCCGCCTGTATCATCTATGACCTCTGGGATCTCTCGCTCATCAACCCCGCAGTCCAGTCTGCCAGCTTGGGTGCCTCGGCTTTCGGTGATGGATCGGTACATCATGCTGGAGTTGGTGCTGCCCTTTTTGTTTGGCGTTGGGCTATTCACCTCTCTCGGCGTCTCTGTTGGCGCTGTTTTTGATTTAATTCGCCGGGTCACCGAATCTGGACTGCCAATTCAGCTTGCCCTTGAGATCTTGCTGCTGAATATGCCGCAGTTCATTGCCTATTCGCTGCCCATGTCAACGCTGCTGGCAACGCTGATGACCTATAGCCGGCTGGCGGCAGATAGTGAACTGGTGGCCCTGCGCAGTTGTGGGGTCAGTGTGGTGCGGTTGGTGGTGCCCAGCATTATTTTGAGTTTGGTGATTACGGCTTGTACCTTTGCGTTCAATGAAATGATTGTGCCAGCGGCTAATTACCAAGCTGCTGTGACCTTAGAGAATGCCTTAAACAACGATCGCCTCCCCTTTCGGGAAGAGAATATTGTTTACCAAGAGTACAACCCGGTGCAGATTGAGCCGGGTAAGCGGCAAAATGTGCTGACTCGCTTTTTCTATGCGCGGGAGTTTGATGGTGAACGCATGGGCGGCGTGACGTATCTCGATCTCTCTCGACCTGACACGAGCCAGATTGCTATTGCTCAGTCGGCAGAGTGGAACTTGGAAAGCAATGTCTGGGATTTTTATGATGGCACCATCTATCTAGTGTCGGCTGATGGGCGATTTCGCAACATTGTCACCTTCGAGCAGCAGCAAATTACCCTGCCGCGCACGCCCCTCGATCTCGCCTCTCGCCGTCGAGACTATGGTGAGATGAATATCTTAGAGTCCCAAGAAGAGCTGGCGCTGGTTGAGAAAACGGGCGATACCGATCGCATTCGCAAACTACGGGTGCGGATTCAGCAAAAATATTCTCTGCCTTTTGCCTGCATAGCACTGGGCTTGGTGGGTGCGTCCTTGGGGAGTCGTTCGAGCCGCACGGGCAGAGCCACAAGCTTTGCCATCAGCGTCTTGATGATTTTTGGGTACTACCTCCTAGCCTCCATTACGGGAGCGATCGCTCAAACGGGTGCCATATCTCCTGTTTTAGGGGCTTGGCTACCCAATTTTCTAGGGATTGCTGTGGGGATCGGGTTGCTGCTGCGGTTCTCACGCTAACTCGATGATCTGGACGATCGGGCTTGTAGCCTATGCACTAATCAAGCCTGATTTGCTCGATCACGGCGATCGCCCCCTCGTCGGTCACTGTCCAGACGTCATAGTTGCCGACCACATCGCCATACTCATCGATATCCACATTCCCGCTGGCTCCTTGGTAGTTAATCGCTGTTCCCTCCCGCAAGAGCGCTAGCCCCTCGCAAACATCACTCACCTCCACGCCATCGCCCCCAGCAACCGAGCGCAGCTCAGCCATGATCGCCTCGCCATCATGGCTGCCAGCAGCTTGGGCTGCCAAGATCAGCAAAGCACCTGCATCCCAGGCATGGGGGACAAAGGCACCGATACTCGTGTCTTGGGTTTCCTCCCACAGGGCGGTCAATGCCTCAAGACCGGTACCACTGGCCCCCGGCACAGTACCGATCGCTCCCGACACAATGTAGCTGCCGTCTGCTGTTTGCCCTACATCGTCAGGAAATGACTCGGTTTTGACGCCATCAGTGAGCAGGAGCTGGACGCCATCGGTCAATCCCTGTTGGTAGGCCGATCGCAGCAGTAGGCTACCGGTTTCTGGATAGAGTATGGCTAGAACGGCATCGGGAGAGTCCCCAAAAGCTGCTGCGATCTCGGAGTCAAACGTGGTGGCTTTGGGGTCGTAACGCGTGGGATTGGCTTGATTGATCACCGTGCCGCCCAGGTTTTCAAACGCATTCACAAATGCCTGCTCAAACCCTACGCCATAGTCATTGTTGATGGCGATCGTGGAGATGCGATCGTAGCCGCGATCGATCGCCAACTGGGCCAGGGCTGCTGCTTGATAGCGATCGGGGGGGGCAGTGCGGGCCCAGTAGCCCCGAAAGTCGTCTTCTTTGGCCCGCTCTGTGAAGATCGGGCTGGTGCTGCCAGGCGAAAGGAGCGGAATCCGGTTGCGCACCGCCACATCCACGGCTCCGCTGGAGACACTGCTAGCGATGGCACCCACCACCCCATGCACTCGATTCACCTCAACCAGTTTGCTCATGGCTTCCATGCCTGACCCAGGATCGGTCTGAGTATCTTCAATGATTAAGGTGACGGGAGCCTGGTTGACGCCGCCGCAGGCATTCACCTGATCAACTAGGAGCGGCAAGACGGCAACCATGGGCTGCCCAACTGGAGCTAGATCGCCGGTGATGGGCAACAGCACCCCCAGCTTCAGCCCTTCATCTAAGGTGGCTGGCTGGAGGGAGGTAGTTGTAGCTGGATTGGAGGGATTGCCCGGCTGGCAGGCGGTTAACAGCGGTAGCACGGCCATCCCTAGGACTACAAAATTTTTCAGGGGCATGGTTAGGGTTGAGTACATCTAAAGGTTAGGCATGGGGATAGGGAGCCAGACGCCGAGGTGGAAGGAAGTTTATGAGATCTGCTGGGGGGCGATCGCCCTCTAATCTCCGTAGCTCCACGGTAGATGCTCTCCTCGATCGGTGGGTTGGCGTTGAGGGCTGATAGCCCCCAGCACCAAGGTGCGGTGCGGTGGGCTTTCCACTCGTCTTTAACTCAGATTTAAGGTGCAATTGGTTCCATGGATCACCCTTGAACGTAACAAAACTTATACCAACTCTCAGGAAGGATACCGTTATCTTCTATGATTGCCTACAAGACATTCGGTTGGCCCTTGTCACACTTTTTAATAAAGTCGTGTGGTGAACCCGAAACGTTTTACTCTAAAGACTGAGTTTATTAACCCTGGGTCGTCGTTTCGGTGAATCTTAGCCAGCGATCGCAACTTGATAGCTTGCGCCGACTGGAGACCGAAAAGTGTTTACCTGGTGACACTCCGGGCAGATTTAGATGCAAGTATGAAACTAAGGGAGCTTTTGAAATCCGATGAGTGTTAAGGCAAGTGGTGGAAGCTCTGTTGCACGTCCGCAGCTATATCAAACCCTACCCGTTGCAACTATCTCTCAGGCTGAACAACAAGATCGCTTCTTGGGGCGCGGAGAACTCAGTGAGCTATCTCGCTACTTTGGGTCTGGGCTAAAGCGACTAGAAATATCAGAAATTTTAACTAGAAACTCAGAATTAATCGTTTCCCGCGCTGCAAACCGCATTTTCGTGGGAGGCTCACCGTTAGCCTTCTTAGAAAAGCCCATCGACGAAGACGTCGTGGCTGCAGTGACCATGGGTGGTCAAGAAATGAACACCCAGGAATCCATGAAACTGGGTACGGCCACCTACGTTGAAAGCGGTGGTGGGTTTCTAGAAGGGTTGCGATCGCTCTTTAGCGCAACCAGCAGCGGCCCCGTGCCGGCTGGGTTCCGCCCCATTAACGTGGCTCGCTATGGCCCCAGCAACATGCAGAAGTCTCTGCGTGACCTGAGCTGGTTCCTGCGCTATGTCACCTACGCGATCGTGGCAGGGGATCCCAATATCATTTCCGTCAACGTGCGCGGGTTGCGGGAAATTATTGAAAACGCCTGTTCTGGGGTAGCCACATTGGTAGCCCTGCGGGAAATGCGTCAAGCTGCCCTAGGCTACTTCAAGAAAGATCTGGATGCCGCTTCTGTTGTCGCCCAATACTTTGATGTCTTGGTGACCGAGTTTGAAGCGCCGACGCCGTCCAACAAAGTGCGTCAGCGTCCCTCGTCTGATCAGCAAGGTTTGGCATTGCCTCAGATTTACTACAACGCTTCGGAGCGCCGTCCTGTCTACGCCATGAAGCCAGGGCTCTCCAGCGGGGAGAAAATCGATGTCGTGAAAGCGGCCTACCGGCAAATCTTTGAGCGCGATATCACCCGCGCTTATTCTTTGTCCTTGTCTGATCTAGAGTCGAAGGTGAAGAACGGCGATATCTCCATGAAGGAGTTTGTCCGCCGCCTAACCAAGTCGCCTCTTTATCGCAAGAACTTCTTTGAGCCCTATATCAACAGCCGTGCGCTGGAACTAGCCTTCCGGCATATCCTCGGTCGTGGGCCCAGCAGCCGTGAAGAGGTGCAGCGCTACTTTGCGATCGTGTCTCAGGGCGGTCTATCTGCCTTGGTGGATGCGTTGGTAGACTCCCAAGAATATTCGGATTACTTCGGAGAAGAGACGGTACCCTACCTGCGCGGTCTAGGGCAAGAAGCTCAGGAATGCCGCAACTGGGGGCCTCAGCAAGATCTGTTTAAGTACAGTGCGCCGTTCCGCAAGATTCCTCAGTTCCTCACCACCTTTGCCTCCTACAACCAGCCCTTCCCAGATCAACACCCCTACGGCTCGGGGAACGATCCGCTGGAAATTCAATTTGGCGCAATTTTCCCCAAGGAAACTCGCAATCCCAGTACCAGCCCTGCGCCCTTTGGTAAAGATACTCGCCGGATTTTGATTAATCGTGGCCCGGGCATCAACAACCAACTGAGCAATCCGGGAGCACGAGGCGTTGCACCGGGAACCCTTGGGCCCAAGGTCTTCAAGCTCGACCAAATTCCTACCACCGCTAACGCCAGCATCAAGTACACAGAAAGCTCCACCCAAGCGGTGATTCGGGCCGCCTACCTACAGGTGTTTGGCCGCGATGTCTATGAAGGACAGCGCTTGAAGGTGGCAGAAATCAAGCTGGAGAACGGGGACATTACCCTGCGGGAATTCATCCGCATGATTGCCAAGTCAGAGCCCTTCCGTAAGCTCTACTGGACGTCGCTCTATGTGATGAAGGCGGTTGAATATATCCACCGTCGTCTTCTGGGTCGCCCCACCTACGGTCGTCAAGAAACCAACAAGTATTTCGATATTTGCGCTAAGCAAGGTTTCTATGCGCTGGTGGATACAATCATCGACAGCCCAGAATATGCAGAAGCTTTTGGGGAAGACACCATTCCCTACGAGCGCTATGTGACGCCGAAGGGGCTGGCTCTACGCACCTCCCGTGTGGGCAGCATTGGCGACAAGAACGCCAAGATCATCAAGGAAGAAACCCCACGCTTTGTGGAATTGGGTGGTGTTTCTAACCTGCGGACGGAGCCGGACGTGACCTTCCGGGTGGCTCAAGGGGTGAGCAAGCGCCGCGAGCAAACCAAGGTCTTCAAGCTGACTCGGGCTCAAGATGCGGTGCAGGTGCAAACGGTGATTGCCGCTGCCTATCGCCAGATCTTCGAGCGGGATATTGCGCCATACATTGTTGAAAATGAATTCACGGTGCTTGAAAGCAAGCTAGCCAACCTTGAGATCAACCTCAAGGAGTTCATTGAAGCTCTAGGATGCTCGAAGCTCTACATCAAAGAGTTTTACGCGCCCTACCCCAACACCAAGGTGATTGAGCTGGGTACCAAGCACTTCTTGGGCCGGGCTCCCCTCGACCAAGCTGAAATCCGTAAGTACAACCAGATTTTGGCGACGGAAGGGATTCGTAGCTTCATTGGTGCCATGGTGAACAGCATGGAGTATGTGCAAACCTTTGGTGAAGATGTGGTGCCCTATAACCGCTTCCCCACCCTGCCTGCAGCCAACTTCCCCAACACCGAGCGGCTCTATACCCAGCTCACGAAGCAAAATCGGGATCTAGTCGTGCCTAGCTTTACCCCGGTGGTGCCTCGCATGGGAGTGCCGGCCGAGGATTCTCTGAAGGGCTAATCTGCTCTTAGAACAACCGCGATCGCTCCTAGATGACAATCCAGGGTGCGATCGCGGCTTCTGCCTGTGCCTTCTGCGGCGTGAGATAGCCCTAGGGGGGCATCCTTGCCTGTTGAACGATAGGGAACGTAGTTGTTGCCATCCACCCAAGTTGTCCATCCCTAGAGGGCAGCAGGTGGCGATCGCTACCGTCCTCGTGGTGTCACGTAAGCTCTATGGGATCGCTGCCAAGGTGGCGATGAGCAGAGAGCCGTTCTCAGAATTTTGTGATCGCTGGCCAGAGCGTCCTTCGGCGATTTGTCCAAGAGAGGTTCGCGCCAGTGACTGGAAACAGTTGCGGGTGCTGGGGTTGAGGTGGTTTTGTACACCCATGATCCCCCGGTTGCAAAATGAGGG from Leptolyngbya sp. CCY15150 carries:
- a CDS encoding alpha/beta hydrolase, with amino-acid sequence MSSPSAVLPPLANSVWHHCFVETNRIRLHCVTQGTGELVVLLHGFPEFWYSWRRQIPALSRHFKVVVPDLRGYNDSDKPLTGYDLDTLIADIQGLIQGLGYRKAHIVGHDWGGVIAWHFAQTLPQHLHRLAILNAPHPQQFVRDIVGNLDQLWRSWYLLAFQVPELPEWIIQQNLREFVTRLFQDLSIRKGAFTTADTEIYCAALAKPQALSAALNYYRQLMAPSAWLRQWERSPKPVTTPTLVLWGEDDHFLHKRLSQGLGALVDAPFQLKLIPQCGHWIQQEAPQTVNRELLRFLRQPF
- a CDS encoding ABC transporter substrate-binding protein, yielding MAVLPLLTACQPGNPSNPATTTSLQPATLDEGLKLGVLLPITGDLAPVGQPMVAVLPLLVDQVNACGGVNQAPVTLIIEDTQTDPGSGMEAMSKLVEVNRVHGVVGAIASSVSSGAVDVAVRNRIPLLSPGSTSPIFTERAKEDDFRGYWARTAPPDRYQAAALAQLAIDRGYDRISTIAINNDYGVGFEQAFVNAFENLGGTVINQANPTRYDPKATTFDSEIAAAFGDSPDAVLAILYPETGSLLLRSAYQQGLTDGVQLLLTDGVKTESFPDDVGQTADGSYIVSGAIGTVPGASGTGLEALTALWEETQDTSIGAFVPHAWDAGALLILAAQAAGSHDGEAIMAELRSVAGGDGVEVSDVCEGLALLREGTAINYQGASGNVDIDEYGDVVGNYDVWTVTDEGAIAVIEQIRLD
- a CDS encoding cobalamin-binding protein, with the protein product MLRSELRIVSLIPSATELVAALGLTDYLVGRSHECDYPPSVTTLPICTQPTFDPQGNSAVIHDRVTLLLQKALSVYRVKTDVLEHLRPTHILTQAQCEVCAVSLAEVEQAVAGLTTIQPKILSLQPACFSDLWDDLRRVAAMLGVSADAVVAALQERVAACAQTTQDLAESDRPSVVCIEWMEPLMAAGNWVPEQVAIAGGRSCFGKVGQHSPWLEWADLQRADPDVMVVMPCGFGLDRIRQDMHLLTQRSGWSALRAVRHNQVYLVDGNHYFNRPGPRLVDSLEILAELIHPQRFSYGYGPQTWQRWEAIASLP
- a CDS encoding LptF/LptG family permease produces the protein MDRYIMLELVLPFLFGVGLFTSLGVSVGAVFDLIRRVTESGLPIQLALEILLLNMPQFIAYSLPMSTLLATLMTYSRLAADSELVALRSCGVSVVRLVVPSIILSLVITACTFAFNEMIVPAANYQAAVTLENALNNDRLPFREENIVYQEYNPVQIEPGKRQNVLTRFFYAREFDGERMGGVTYLDLSRPDTSQIAIAQSAEWNLESNVWDFYDGTIYLVSADGRFRNIVTFEQQQITLPRTPLDLASRRRDYGEMNILESQEELALVEKTGDTDRIRKLRVRIQQKYSLPFACIALGLVGASLGSRSSRTGRATSFAISVLMIFGYYLLASITGAIAQTGAISPVLGAWLPNFLGIAVGIGLLLRFSR